The proteins below are encoded in one region of Neodiprion virginianus isolate iyNeoVirg1 chromosome 7, iyNeoVirg1.1, whole genome shotgun sequence:
- the LOC124308920 gene encoding uncharacterized protein LOC124308920 codes for MMTALLKIGGSDYKNTTTRLMERLFSNYVAEKFSWVGSKGKRIFSTLHLCRVILDVVGKASTTNLVTEDMIAKVIKDWLRHAKERLSREKPPLSLHTDAEENSAREPDAEVELNVPGVAEGTDYSN; via the exons atg ATGACAGCATTACTAAAAATCGGTGGAAGTGATTACAAAAACACTACCACTAGATTGATGGAACGGCTTTTCAGCAATTATGTAGCTGAGAAATTTAGCTGGGTCGGGtcaaaaggaaaaagaattttttcaacacttcATTTGTGTCGTGTTATTCTAG ATGTTGTCGGGAAAGCATCGACCACAAATTTGGTCACAGAAGATATGATTGCGAAAGTCATTAAAGATTGGTTACGGCACGCGAAGGAACGATTGTCACGAGAGAAACC GCCCCTATCTTTGCACACAGATGCAGAAGAAAACTCCGCCAGAGAACCAGATGCCGAAGTAGAACTTAACGTTCCTGGAGTAGCTGAAGGGACTGATTATTCCAACTA a
- the LOC124309454 gene encoding uncharacterized protein LOC124309454, producing MAQSKNYVIVEFEDGIQLIASNWLIEETMEAYWPNFTTMNRYYKAVQVLEPIKDSWKLFKVKRILAKTYNYEKGTKILKDAEIFSDLNSDVDDTCLKLRRRTHARLVYSDSDDEESGMENNSRSKIPPLPKPYVSEPFIPPQKPIKNSKASAVTSRKMGCHEPLNNNNSDFEDAEIHCPKQTGKYLNIQEHSEDDAESECSLATNTLATATLPHTNNTASINPKQHNSNPQVTHAHREMPAKKVIQPKNVDPDLESCMRKTNMNEPTISLDNEDFRTYQRFVIRSFTMLKAKSNNVIDVVEVMSKKLDGIKCTDNIPDANQEADNPELEVMNLFPICHVKMLQRVEKELTNNAMK from the exons ATGGCGCAATCCAAAAATTATGTCATTGTAGAGTTTGAGGATGGAATTCAATTGATAGCGAGTAATTGGCTAATTGAAGAGACCATGGAAGCTTACTGGCCTAATTTTACAACGATGAATCGATATTACAAGGCTGTGCAAGTATTGGAACCGATTAAAGATTCGTGGAAGTTGTTCAAAGTAAAACGTATACTGGCCAAAACTT aTAACTATGAGaaaggaacaaaaattttaaaagatgCGGAAATATTTTCCGATCTCAATTCGGATGTTGATGATACATGTCTAAAATTGAGACGAAGAACACATGCTCGCTTAGTATATTCTGATAGCGATGATGAGGAGTCGGGTATGGAAAATAACAGTCGATCCAAAATTCCTCCTCTTCCTAAGCCCTATGTGAGTGAACCATTCATTCCACCGCAAAAACCGATAAAAAACAGCAAAGCATCAGCTGTTACTTCAAGGAAAATGGGATGTCACGAGCCATTGAACAATAACAACTCAGATTTCGAGGATGCGGAAATCCATTGCCCCAAGCAGACTGGCAAATATCTTAATATCCAAGAGCACTCAGAAGACGATGCCGAATCAGAATGTTCACTTGCTACAAACACACTTGCAACGGCAACTCTTCCACATACTAACAATACAGCGTCAATCAATCCTAAACAACATAACAGTAATCCACAAGTTACACACGCACATAGGGAAATGCCAGCCAAGAAAGTAATACAACCCAAAAATGTTGATCCAGATTTGGAAAGCTGTATGCGGAAGACAAATATGAATGAACCTACTATATCTCTTGACAAtgaag atttcaGAACTTATCAACGCTTTGTCATACGCTCTTTCACTATGCTGAAAGCCAAAAGCAATAATGTTATTGATGTTGTGGAGGTGATGAGTAAGAAGCTAGATGGTATAAAATGTACTGATAATATTCCGGATGCGAATCAAGAAGCTGATAACCCCGAACTTGAAGTCATGAATCTTTTCCCAATTTGCCATGTAAAAATGTTGCAAAGAGTAGAAAAAGAATTAACGAACAAtgcgatgaaataa